One Thermodesulfobacteriota bacterium DNA segment encodes these proteins:
- a CDS encoding ATP-binding protein, which translates to MIISSLPISIVDLAGSILVAVLSLFCLNIVRKLMNKHPGKIIWEYFFWLCFSLALFAVFRSVGHIATYSLLLSGNEWISNLIIPYTGAVNSFMLIVAAVVAFFFSRVWKFTPNMITETEKNNADSIFPVNESANKDSSDFDSAINYPVGDKKQKKLMENQMAQADKLASIGQLSAGVAHEMNNPLGIILGYTQLLLRDEDSETERYKDLKTIEKHVKNCKSIVEDLLSFSRSSNPEWEVINIHEAIDDVLNFIVHHADLDKVAIIRDYDITIPPILINERKIKQVFMNLLMNAKHAVGNTGTIKVATKLVPAKSQACIKVIDTGYGIERKNLSRIFDPFFTTKPTGEGTGLGLSVSYGIIKNHHGEILVESKRGKGSTFTIFLPVNLRQK; encoded by the coding sequence ATGATTATTTCTTCGTTACCCATATCGATTGTGGATCTTGCAGGCTCGATCTTAGTGGCCGTCTTATCTCTTTTTTGCCTGAATATTGTCCGCAAACTGATGAATAAACATCCGGGTAAGATCATCTGGGAATACTTTTTCTGGCTTTGCTTCTCCCTCGCCCTTTTTGCAGTTTTTAGATCTGTTGGTCATATTGCAACATATAGCCTTTTACTGTCAGGCAATGAATGGATATCGAATTTGATAATCCCATATACAGGGGCTGTTAATTCATTCATGCTTATAGTTGCAGCGGTGGTTGCCTTTTTTTTTTCACGAGTATGGAAATTTACCCCGAATATGATAACAGAAACAGAGAAAAACAACGCTGATTCAATATTCCCGGTGAATGAAAGTGCGAATAAGGATTCCTCGGATTTTGACAGCGCCATTAATTACCCTGTTGGTGATAAAAAACAAAAAAAGTTAATGGAAAACCAGATGGCCCAGGCCGATAAACTTGCCTCCATCGGACAGCTTTCAGCAGGGGTGGCCCACGAAATGAATAATCCCTTAGGGATTATTCTGGGCTATACTCAACTTCTTTTAAGGGATGAAGACTCTGAAACTGAGCGGTACAAAGATCTTAAAACCATTGAAAAACACGTAAAAAACTGCAAATCCATTGTCGAAGATCTGCTCAGTTTTTCCAGGAGCTCAAACCCGGAATGGGAAGTAATTAACATTCATGAAGCAATAGATGATGTGCTAAATTTTATCGTGCATCATGCAGATCTTGATAAAGTAGCAATTATCAGAGATTATGATATAACTATTCCCCCGATACTCATCAATGAAAGAAAAATAAAACAGGTGTTCATGAACCTTCTCATGAATGCAAAACACGCGGTCGGCAATACCGGAACCATAAAAGTAGCCACCAAGTTGGTTCCAGCGAAAAGCCAGGCCTGTATAAAAGTAATTGATACAGGCTACGGCATTGAAAGAAAGAATTTATCCCGGATTTTCGATCCTTTTTTTACAACCAAACCCACAGGGGAAGGGACCGGCCTGGGCCTGTCGGTGAGTTACGGAATAATAAAAAATCACCACGGTGAAATCCTGGTGGAAAGCAAGCGGGGAAAAGGCTCCACCTTTACCATTTTTCTTCCAGTTAACTTGAGACAAAAGTGA
- a CDS encoding sulfite exporter TauE/SafE family protein: protein MKKFLPLFSVLLFAAAIVIAIPGTTLAGTTISAAEYKAGDKVTIEGAIEPGKDLYIAIAQSKMFSPADTNGTHEVKRLKKDGKKKKFNNDTKIPPLYYMLTTNPDAFGKEGKKRFGGPSVLLGKGRGIYSTTMYKLKKKFGDVDAEAKSMLGPINSEDQWNFLKYANESNYGINTIVKESSKVGKVTIFSRTVITDEGSGKYWDKNTSIKLDKATGKFTASFKTFRHTPPDTAFDVYVNGEKSGSYNVAKNGFWLTKGFRYMNPIWIIIGAILVGTYFSMIGAAGGMLMAAFQILIVHTAGPVGINAANVLKPSNMALTLFSPLGSFYRYAVKERRVAWPVGISFGVGIFIGSIWLGKYVSAVLPMKAYKEWLAVLVVLMGIQTLREMMPKVMEKRKNIKAMVKKFNEAVAKAKAEGTSVEMGKIEPVKSGITDYRFKFWGEEFKINPLLFAILGLAIGVVSRSFGIGGGFLLVPAMTTLGALPMYVAVPISLIGTCFSSVGAFIGYLMTGYFPDMWLMIAIIIGGFAGGMLGSRVQKLFSEKTLKVVLAITLFFLFFRFFKIEIWI, encoded by the coding sequence ATGAAAAAATTTTTACCGTTGTTCAGCGTGTTACTTTTCGCGGCTGCTATTGTCATAGCAATTCCGGGCACCACACTGGCGGGAACGACAATATCTGCTGCTGAATACAAAGCCGGCGACAAAGTGACCATAGAGGGGGCTATCGAACCGGGCAAGGATCTGTATATCGCCATTGCACAATCGAAGATGTTTTCGCCGGCGGATACAAACGGTACCCATGAAGTCAAAAGGCTGAAAAAAGATGGGAAGAAAAAAAAGTTTAACAATGATACAAAAATTCCACCGCTTTATTATATGCTCACTACCAATCCGGACGCCTTTGGTAAAGAGGGCAAAAAGAGATTCGGTGGCCCATCGGTTCTCCTGGGTAAGGGTAGAGGAATTTACTCCACCACCATGTACAAACTGAAAAAGAAGTTTGGCGATGTGGATGCTGAAGCCAAATCCATGTTGGGCCCCATCAATTCAGAAGACCAGTGGAATTTTCTTAAATACGCCAACGAGTCTAATTACGGTATCAACACCATCGTTAAAGAGAGCAGCAAGGTGGGCAAGGTAACGATTTTTTCCCGTACCGTCATCACTGACGAAGGAAGCGGCAAATACTGGGATAAAAACACGTCAATCAAGTTGGATAAAGCCACGGGCAAATTTACCGCTTCATTTAAAACTTTTCGCCATACACCACCGGACACTGCTTTTGACGTTTATGTCAACGGTGAAAAAAGCGGTTCCTATAATGTGGCCAAAAACGGATTCTGGCTGACCAAGGGATTTCGCTATATGAACCCCATCTGGATTATCATCGGGGCGATACTGGTAGGAACATACTTTTCCATGATCGGAGCAGCAGGCGGCATGCTCATGGCAGCATTCCAGATATTGATTGTCCATACCGCCGGTCCGGTGGGCATCAATGCCGCTAACGTGCTGAAACCCTCCAACATGGCTTTAACCCTGTTCTCACCCCTGGGGTCTTTCTATCGATATGCCGTAAAGGAAAGGCGAGTGGCCTGGCCGGTGGGGATCTCCTTTGGGGTCGGCATTTTCATCGGCTCCATCTGGCTGGGAAAATATGTTTCCGCAGTCCTGCCCATGAAAGCGTATAAGGAATGGCTGGCCGTCCTGGTGGTCCTCATGGGTATTCAGACCTTGAGGGAAATGATGCCCAAGGTCATGGAGAAACGAAAAAACATCAAAGCCATGGTTAAGAAGTTCAATGAAGCCGTCGCCAAAGCCAAGGCTGAAGGTACTTCTGTCGAGATGGGCAAGATTGAACCGGTAAAATCAGGCATTACGGATTACCGGTTTAAGTTCTGGGGCGAAGAGTTCAAAATCAATCCCCTGCTTTTTGCCATTTTGGGTCTTGCCATTGGTGTGGTGTCAAGATCTTTCGGAATCGGTGGAGGATTTTTGCTGGTGCCTGCCATGACCACGCTTGGTGCACTCCCCATGTACGTGGCGGTTCCGATTTCACTCATCGGCACCTGTTTTTCCAGTGTCGGCGCATTCATCGGATACCTGATGACCGGTTACTTTCCGGACATGTGGCTGATGATTGCCATTATCATCGGTGGATTTGCCGGCGGGATGCTGGGCAGCCGGGTCCAGAAGTTGTTCAGTGAAAAAACTCTGAAGGTCGTTCTGGCCATTACCCTGTTCTTCCTGTTCTTCAGATTCTTTAAAATTGAAATCTGGATATAA
- a CDS encoding molybdopterin-dependent oxidoreductase gives MDVEYMNSRAKRYQFLSTLFRDEISLELIKAMQQDEFLDGFNESVTGCGFLDLINGAEVITRCLKDNDAEKLQKELSYDYADIFLNAGVNPVFPYESCHVTGDPVVMQKPVFELREYFHKAGVSKNPDYKDLEEHIAVQMELLRYLLENGNEDLYRDFFKNKYTKWVSSFCDQLVGSTKTDFYQGLAHFTRGAMMCESMRLEGFTRGEEVTRKMVPACESLNLDPAYFTLVEGAIEPEPEKKVPTHCYTCGALCGMTAKVKDGILMSTGGLQGDPKGGGRLCPKGAAAAKHVYSAYRLKTPLIKEDGRFRKATWDEALDRVVEGIKSIEQGKLGYMRGNDFANSIHEALFDHLGCPKTTHRPMCDNANRMANEKNLNDKRPWINYQESDYILHFGMNELASSYSQRKTAQLRAALKRGAKLVVFDPRRSDTAKAATEWIPIKSATDAAVALGMAYVIIKEEIYDKEFVESWTHGFEEFKKRVMGDEDGIARNPEWAGKISGVPPETIERIAREFAMAKNKGCISWTGLAQVPNGMYGTAAIQALNGLCGTFDAPGGPALPFKRKLKPVWGNGQKKPAATDAPKLNKFGIWTGWAPAYLLEDVEAGKLKGMINYFGDPVLSWGNQEAITKAIEMMDFKASIEAFMCNTALLCDVILPDTSWLEQSQVKADWLYEAFIAYYAEVVKPMYDSKPMWLITKELANRLGLGKHFPWDDIEEAERNQLAGTPWSYDELKDKGFIITDESEYYKYKKWGSFNTPDGYGSSGKTSTGKYNFLNTVAEEKGIDPLPDYKEPDPELAPDDEYPFIFGNFRFFEHEHSSTFNNIQLMKINSSNPLWINTLDAQELGIEEGDKVRVKSPWGEVEIKAKPTWGIMQGVVASGGGFGHIRGLEGDPKFPQFGGVNTPGIMKPNYTEKVGGTPLLKYIKTRVEKI, from the coding sequence ATGGATGTAGAGTATATGAATTCACGTGCAAAGAGATACCAGTTTCTTTCCACCCTTTTTCGTGACGAGATCTCTTTGGAGCTCATTAAGGCAATGCAACAGGATGAGTTTCTGGATGGGTTCAACGAGTCCGTCACCGGTTGCGGGTTTCTGGACTTGATAAATGGTGCGGAGGTGATAACCAGGTGTTTAAAAGACAATGATGCAGAAAAGCTTCAGAAAGAGCTTAGCTACGATTACGCGGATATCTTTCTGAACGCCGGTGTCAATCCTGTCTTTCCGTATGAATCCTGTCATGTGACCGGAGACCCGGTGGTGATGCAGAAACCTGTTTTTGAGCTGAGAGAATATTTCCATAAAGCAGGTGTTTCTAAGAATCCTGATTACAAAGATCTGGAGGAACACATTGCCGTGCAGATGGAGCTTCTCCGTTATCTCCTGGAAAATGGGAATGAAGATCTATACAGAGATTTTTTTAAAAACAAGTATACAAAATGGGTCTCTTCATTTTGCGACCAGCTTGTCGGATCCACCAAGACCGATTTTTATCAGGGTCTGGCCCACTTTACCCGGGGCGCCATGATGTGTGAGAGTATGAGGCTGGAGGGTTTTACCAGGGGCGAAGAGGTTACCAGAAAAATGGTTCCGGCCTGTGAATCACTTAACCTGGATCCTGCTTATTTTACCCTGGTTGAAGGCGCTATAGAACCGGAACCGGAAAAGAAAGTCCCCACTCACTGTTATACCTGTGGGGCACTCTGTGGCATGACGGCCAAGGTTAAGGACGGTATACTTATGAGTACTGGCGGTCTGCAGGGAGATCCGAAGGGGGGCGGCAGGCTTTGCCCCAAAGGTGCGGCAGCGGCCAAACATGTCTATTCGGCATACAGGCTTAAAACGCCTCTTATTAAAGAGGATGGCCGTTTCCGGAAGGCCACATGGGATGAGGCCTTAGATCGAGTGGTTGAAGGAATAAAGAGTATTGAGCAGGGTAAGCTAGGATATATGAGAGGCAATGATTTTGCCAACTCGATTCACGAGGCCCTGTTTGATCATTTGGGTTGCCCCAAGACCACCCACCGACCCATGTGCGACAATGCCAACCGCATGGCCAATGAGAAAAACCTGAATGACAAGAGACCCTGGATTAACTATCAGGAGTCTGATTATATTCTTCATTTCGGAATGAATGAGCTGGCTAGCTCCTACAGTCAACGCAAGACGGCGCAACTTCGTGCAGCCCTAAAACGGGGTGCCAAATTAGTGGTCTTTGACCCACGCCGCTCTGATACCGCGAAGGCGGCTACCGAATGGATTCCGATTAAATCGGCCACAGATGCTGCCGTTGCTTTGGGTATGGCCTATGTGATCATTAAAGAAGAAATTTATGACAAGGAATTCGTTGAAAGCTGGACTCACGGTTTTGAGGAGTTTAAGAAAAGGGTAATGGGTGATGAGGATGGTATTGCCCGCAATCCGGAGTGGGCAGGTAAGATAAGCGGGGTGCCGCCTGAAACTATTGAACGTATTGCCAGGGAATTCGCCATGGCCAAGAATAAGGGGTGTATCTCCTGGACCGGCCTGGCACAGGTCCCGAATGGAATGTATGGTACTGCGGCTATCCAGGCACTCAACGGTCTTTGTGGCACTTTTGATGCACCCGGTGGGCCGGCTCTGCCTTTCAAGCGCAAGCTGAAACCGGTCTGGGGAAATGGGCAGAAAAAACCTGCCGCCACAGATGCTCCCAAACTAAATAAGTTCGGCATCTGGACCGGTTGGGCGCCGGCGTATCTTCTAGAGGATGTTGAGGCCGGAAAGCTTAAAGGTATGATCAATTATTTCGGTGATCCGGTGCTTTCATGGGGGAACCAGGAGGCCATAACCAAGGCCATTGAAATGATGGATTTCAAGGCTTCGATTGAGGCATTTATGTGCAACACAGCGCTGCTTTGTGATGTGATACTGCCCGACACATCCTGGTTGGAGCAGAGCCAGGTAAAGGCTGACTGGCTCTATGAGGCCTTCATCGCCTATTATGCCGAGGTGGTAAAGCCTATGTATGATTCAAAACCCATGTGGCTGATAACAAAGGAACTGGCCAACAGGCTTGGTCTTGGCAAACACTTCCCATGGGACGACATTGAAGAAGCAGAGCGCAATCAACTTGCCGGGACTCCCTGGTCTTACGACGAGCTCAAGGACAAAGGATTTATCATCACCGACGAATCTGAGTACTATAAGTATAAGAAGTGGGGTTCCTTTAATACACCGGATGGCTATGGGTCTTCAGGTAAGACTTCTACGGGGAAGTACAATTTTTTAAATACCGTGGCTGAGGAAAAAGGCATAGACCCGCTTCCCGACTATAAAGAGCCTGATCCAGAGCTGGCACCGGATGATGAGTATCCTTTTATCTTTGGAAATTTTAGGTTTTTCGAGCATGAACACTCATCTACTTTCAACAACATTCAGCTTATGAAGATAAATAGCAGCAATCCTTTGTGGATCAACACGCTGGATGCCCAGGAACTGGGAATAGAAGAGGGTGACAAAGTTAGAGTAAAATCGCCATGGGGAGAGGTGGAAATAAAAGCCAAGCCTACATGGGGAATTATGCAGGGTGTCGTTGCTTCGGGCGGTGGTTTCGGACACATTCGCGGTCTGGAAGGCGATCCTAAATTTCCCCAGTTCGGCGGGGTAAATACGCCTGGGATTATGAAACCCAATTACACCGAAAAGGTGGGCGGCACGCCGTTGCTCAAGTATATAAAAACCAGGGTAGAAAAGATATAA
- a CDS encoding response regulator: MAKILVLDDVLDAGNLVKRILQKKGHEVFTFTEEEDALDFTRSNEIDLAILDIKLKKMSGIEVLNELIKITPSIRAIMLTGYPTVETALESLKLGATEYCVKPLDKEELEKKVEKVLKSEKPVFK; the protein is encoded by the coding sequence ATGGCCAAAATATTGGTATTAGATGATGTATTGGATGCAGGTAATCTGGTAAAAAGGATTTTGCAAAAAAAAGGCCACGAAGTATTTACCTTTACAGAAGAGGAAGATGCGCTGGATTTTACCAGATCCAATGAGATAGACCTGGCCATTCTGGATATCAAATTAAAAAAGATGAGCGGTATTGAGGTGTTGAATGAACTAATAAAAATAACTCCTTCAATACGTGCCATTATGCTTACCGGTTACCCCACCGTAGAGACGGCGCTGGAATCCCTGAAGCTGGGAGCAACCGAATACTGTGTTAAGCCGTTGGATAAGGAAGAGTTGGAGAAAAAAGTGGAAAAGGTATTAAAAAGCGAAAAACCGGTTTTCAAGTGA
- a CDS encoding phosphate/phosphite/phosphonate ABC transporter substrate-binding protein, with product MKKRLFSPILILILLLAGCGQEQPAQRIDLSKREKVILREDENIITYAYLPQYSHTVSYHRHHLLVEYLRKETGLIIKQIFPDTFNEHVKMVGQGRIDISYSNPFIYIKIANTYGAHAFSRVVEMNNRKNFRGQIICRADNRSIKSIADCRGKRWIAVDRTSAGGYLYALGHFFEHGLTKADFSEIAFSPGPGGKQEKVVLAVYAGKYDIGTIREGTLNVVSDKIDINEIRVVANSRWYPGWVYAARKDLSPEIVKKIKRALLKLNYNAKEHRKILQTAKIMGVISSVDQDFNPVRKLAANLGMGF from the coding sequence ATGAAGAAAAGATTGTTCAGCCCGATATTAATCTTGATTTTATTGCTGGCAGGATGCGGTCAGGAGCAACCTGCCCAAAGGATAGACCTGAGCAAAAGAGAGAAGGTTATTTTAAGGGAAGATGAAAATATCATCACCTATGCGTATCTCCCCCAATATTCACACACTGTCTCTTATCACCGGCATCATTTATTGGTTGAGTACCTGAGAAAAGAAACAGGACTGATCATAAAGCAGATATTTCCCGATACGTTTAACGAGCATGTCAAAATGGTGGGGCAGGGAAGAATTGACATTTCCTACTCAAACCCGTTTATCTATATAAAAATAGCAAATACATACGGTGCCCATGCCTTTTCCCGTGTGGTTGAAATGAATAACAGGAAAAACTTTCGCGGGCAGATTATTTGTCGCGCTGATAACAGGAGCATTAAAAGCATTGCCGATTGCCGGGGAAAACGATGGATTGCTGTTGATCGAACTTCTGCAGGCGGTTATCTCTATGCCCTGGGACATTTTTTTGAACATGGCTTAACGAAAGCGGATTTCAGTGAAATTGCCTTTTCTCCCGGTCCGGGTGGCAAGCAGGAAAAGGTGGTTCTGGCCGTTTATGCCGGGAAATACGATATCGGTACCATACGGGAAGGAACCTTGAACGTGGTTTCGGACAAAATTGACATCAACGAAATAAGAGTGGTGGCCAACTCTCGATGGTATCCCGGCTGGGTCTATGCAGCGCGAAAAGATCTGTCGCCTGAAATAGTGAAAAAGATCAAACGGGCCCTGTTGAAACTCAATTATAACGCCAAAGAACACCGAAAAATACTGCAGACAGCCAAAATCATGGGGGTCATATCTTCCGTGGACCAGGATTTTAATCCGGTTAGAAAATTGGCAGCCAACTTGGGTATGGGCTTTTAG
- a CDS encoding ATP-binding protein: protein MKLGFQSKIYLGLFSLLLLLGMVILFVVSMIMKEALLEENRNRGISIGSILAARMAEPVLAVDFLRMKTLVDETVQLSDDIFYTFVLNDMDKPLVHTFKGGFPVELREANTVSNTQKYSARLLDTGKQLIYDYAFPIIIDEDRFGTVRIGLLRTKIQEAIYRLWWSTFLSTGIVIIIAIFVGTAVAVSVTRRVKILHKSSEQALMGNLDIQTAPLLKKNCWEIMKCNKKECPAYGEVYNRCWYLAGTLCPDCIGGDYAQKIESCKNCQVYHECAGDEIQSLAESFDTMALSLKTHLSELQNSEKILKEQRQLLKTVLDATPDFVSLQDINSIYLAANKSFCDLVSRGEQEIIGRTDYDLFPKEQAEKYLKEDRRILKSGKPMVKENSITGPKGSRWLHMVKIPVYEADGKIGGLLCSGRDITEFKRIQEQLSHAQKMESIGQLIAGIAHEINTPMGIILGYVQLLLEEGDSNSQAYNDLKIVEKQTRICKKIVSDLLRFSRRTKSTMSPININDTIEDVLSVVEHTFSLDRVSLVRRLDPDLPTMIGDKEKIKQAIINLVNNAFDAIRGDGMITISTHYNVQLDEIIISVLDTGEGIQPEEIDKIFDPFYTTKPVGKGTGLGLAVTFGIVQEHNGKIEVESPPSSEINKEGKITSGTLFIIHLPVSNKKQKIEFDHVEHIGVE from the coding sequence ATGAAACTCGGTTTTCAGAGCAAAATTTATTTAGGTCTTTTTTCCCTGCTTTTGCTTCTTGGAATGGTCATCCTGTTTGTCGTCAGCATGATTATGAAAGAAGCGCTGCTGGAGGAAAATCGAAATCGTGGAATTTCCATCGGGAGTATTCTGGCAGCCCGTATGGCAGAACCTGTGTTGGCGGTGGACTTTTTGCGCATGAAAACGCTGGTGGATGAAACCGTCCAGTTGAGTGATGATATCTTCTATACCTTCGTTCTGAATGACATGGACAAACCCCTTGTGCATACTTTTAAGGGAGGTTTTCCTGTTGAACTGAGAGAAGCAAATACGGTTTCCAACACTCAGAAATACAGTGCCCGCCTGCTGGATACAGGCAAACAGCTTATTTACGACTACGCCTTTCCCATTATCATTGACGAAGATCGTTTTGGAACTGTTCGGATCGGTTTACTTAGGACCAAAATCCAGGAAGCGATCTATCGCCTGTGGTGGAGTACCTTCCTGTCAACAGGAATCGTCATTATTATTGCTATTTTCGTAGGCACAGCTGTGGCTGTCTCTGTCACCCGCCGCGTCAAAATCCTTCATAAATCTTCGGAACAGGCCCTTATGGGAAACCTTGATATTCAGACCGCTCCGTTACTCAAAAAAAATTGCTGGGAGATTATGAAGTGCAATAAAAAAGAATGTCCGGCATACGGAGAAGTTTATAATCGCTGCTGGTACCTGGCAGGGACTTTATGCCCTGACTGCATAGGGGGTGATTATGCCCAAAAAATAGAAAGCTGTAAAAACTGTCAAGTTTACCATGAGTGCGCCGGTGATGAAATCCAGAGCCTGGCAGAAAGTTTCGATACCATGGCCCTGTCTTTAAAAACGCATCTGTCCGAACTGCAAAATTCTGAAAAAATATTGAAAGAACAGCGCCAGCTTCTCAAGACTGTACTGGATGCCACACCCGACTTCGTTTCATTGCAGGACATCAATTCGATTTACCTGGCGGCAAACAAGTCTTTTTGTGATCTGGTCAGTAGAGGGGAGCAAGAAATTATCGGCAGAACCGATTACGATCTCTTTCCTAAAGAACAGGCGGAAAAATACTTGAAGGAAGACCGCAGGATTCTGAAATCGGGCAAACCAATGGTTAAAGAAAACAGTATTACCGGCCCCAAGGGCAGCAGATGGCTTCACATGGTTAAAATTCCAGTTTATGAGGCTGACGGGAAAATTGGGGGACTTTTATGCAGCGGTCGTGATATTACAGAATTCAAACGGATTCAGGAACAGCTTTCCCATGCCCAAAAAATGGAATCCATCGGCCAACTCATCGCCGGTATCGCGCATGAGATCAATACCCCGATGGGTATCATTTTAGGATATGTGCAGCTTTTGCTCGAGGAAGGAGATTCTAACAGTCAGGCTTATAATGATCTAAAGATAGTCGAAAAACAAACCAGGATTTGCAAAAAGATTGTATCAGACCTGTTAAGATTTTCCCGTCGCACCAAAAGCACCATGAGTCCAATAAATATAAACGATACCATAGAAGACGTCCTTTCTGTGGTGGAACACACGTTCAGTCTTGACCGGGTTTCCCTTGTCCGACGGCTGGATCCTGATTTGCCGACTATGATAGGAGATAAGGAAAAGATTAAACAGGCAATTATCAACCTGGTAAATAATGCGTTTGATGCCATTCGTGGTGATGGTATGATCACCATCTCAACACACTATAATGTTCAGCTTGATGAGATAATTATAAGCGTTCTCGATACAGGAGAAGGCATTCAGCCTGAAGAAATTGACAAAATATTTGATCCTTTTTATACCACCAAGCCTGTAGGAAAGGGGACCGGTCTCGGTCTGGCGGTTACTTTCGGTATCGTTCAAGAGCACAACGGAAAGATAGAGGTCGAGAGTCCGCCTTCGTCTGAAATAAACAAAGAAGGAAAAATTACCTCAGGTACACTTTTTATTATACATTTGCCGGTATCGAATAAAAAACAAAAAATAGAGTTCGATCATGTCGAACATATTGGTGTTGAATGA